In one window of Scyliorhinus canicula chromosome 17, sScyCan1.1, whole genome shotgun sequence DNA:
- the LOC119951833 gene encoding gastrula zinc finger protein XlCGF7.1-like: MEKRWKCGDCGKGFRFPSVLETHRHSHTGEKPFTCSVCGKGFTQLFHLRRHSVTHTNERPFKCSDCGSGFKSSRELISHQRVHTEERPFTCSVCGKGFAHLSNLRRHSVTHTNERPFKCSDCGGGFKSSRELTSHQRVHTGGRPFTCSDCGKGFSQLSNLQRHQRVHTGERPFTCSDCGKGFSRLSSQQTHQRVHTGEKPFACSQCGKGFSHPSHLRSHQRVHSGERPFICSQCGKGFCVSSHLLRHQQVHK; the protein is encoded by the coding sequence atggagaaacggtggaaatgtggggactgtggaaagggatttaGGTTCCCATCTGTGCTTGAAACCCATCGACacagtcacaccggggagaagccgttcacctgctccgtgtgtgggaagggattcactcagttgtttcacctgcggagacacagtgtcactcacaccaatgagagaccctttaaatgctctgactgtgggagtggCTTCAAAAGCTCTCGAGAACTGATctctcaccagcgagttcacactgaggaaaggccgttcacctgctctgtgtgtggaaagggatttgcTCACTTATCTAACCTGCGGAGACACAgtgtcactcacaccaatgagagaccctttaaatgctctgactgtgggggTGGCTTCAAAAGCTCTCGAGAACTGACCTctcaccagagagttcacactggggggaggccgttcacctgctctgactgtgggaagggattttctcagttatccaacctgcagagacatcagcgagttcacactggggagaggccgttcacctgctctgactgtgggaagggattctctcgGTTATCCAGccagcagacacaccagcgagttcacactggggagaagccgttcgcctgctctcaatgtgggaagggattcagtcatccATCCCACCTACGGAGCCACCaacgagttcactctggggagaggcctttcatctgctctcagtgtgggaagggattttgtgTTTCATCACACCTGCTGAGACATCAACAAGTTCACAAGTGA